A single window of Vigna unguiculata cultivar IT97K-499-35 chromosome 1, ASM411807v1, whole genome shotgun sequence DNA harbors:
- the LOC114176533 gene encoding protein ALUMINUM SENSITIVE 3, giving the protein MCHQISITMDSFFFLKPNHTLLQATDWSWLVEFLKGMVKPVAATAVVFLAVLLSFYQKLGLELEMVVAILRAFIQLSIIGFVLQFIFNQDNAGWILLAYLFMVSVAGYTAGQRAKHVPRGKYVAGVSILTGTAVTMFVLVLLSVFPFTPRYIIPVAGMMVGNSMTVTGVTMKRLRDDIKTQMNLVETALALGATPREATHEQVKRAVILALSPVVDNTKTVGLISLPGAMTGLIMGGASPLEAIQLQIVVMNMMIGAATLSSIMATYLCWPAFFTKAYQLETKVFLT; this is encoded by the exons ATGTGTCATCAAATATCCATCACCATGgattctttcttcttcctcaaaCCCAACCACACATTACTGCAGGCTACGGATTGGTCATGGCTGGTGGAGTTCCTCAAGGGCATGGTCAAGCCTGTGGCGGCTACAGCGGTGGTTTTTCTGGCTGTGCTCTTATCCTTCTACCAGAAGCTTGGCCTCGAGCTGGAGATGGTTGTTGCCATTCTCAGGGCATTTATTCAACTCTCTATCATTGGCTTTGTGCTGCAGTTCATCTTCAACCAGGACAACGCTGGATGGATCCTTCTAGCTTACCTTTTCATG gTATCAGTTGCTGGTTACACTGCAGGTCAACGTGCAAAACATGTGCCTAGAGGAAAGTATGTGGCTGGGGTTTCCATTCTCACCGGAACTGCGGTGACCATGTTCGTGCTTGTGTTGCTGAGCGTGTTCCCTTTCACTCCCAGATATATAATACCTGTTGCTGGAATGATGGTTGGAAACTCCATGACAGTAACTGGTGTTACCATGAAAAGACTCCGAGACGACATCAAAACACAAATGAACTTG GTTGAGACTGCATTGGCTCTTGGTGCAACACCGCGAGAAGCAACGCATGAGCAAGTGAAAAGGGCAGTGATATTGGCTCTTTCACCAGTGGTGGACAACACGAAAACAGTGGGTTTAATATCCCTTCCTGGGGCAATGACTGGTCTGATTATGGGAGGAGCCTCACCATTAGAAGCCATTCAACTGCAGATAGTGGTGATGAACATGATGATAGGTGCAGCAACTCTTAGCAGCATAATGGCCACATACCTCTGTTGGCCAGCATTCTTCACCAAGGCCTATCAGTTGGAAACCAAAGTCTTCTTAACTTGA
- the LOC114181161 gene encoding uncharacterized protein LOC114181161: MTTCYGQRTENKPIKPATVKQNHTWSGMKTEEHDGWNALECLRGRLLAERHASKVAKEQAESLCNKFNELEKKLKEEIKLRDKAERKLKLLKKKLECFNVSTSSWQKCHSGEKCELFCGSSLCSAVSLENGVRNHNAAQEHAIVHTHNSPFTPKDGDISLLADTSSCISDLGNFLPQIPGFHFQAQNHCGKVIILRVAMIIMAQIQTLLKLHLKLLVRIQILDYNSRYYIRKCGDIILDEVVFVLQFNLLVLTNYQFST; encoded by the exons ATGACAACTTGCTACGGCCAAAGGACAGAGAATAAGCCAATAAAACCTGCCACTGTCAAGCAGAATCACACATGGAG TGGCATGAAAACGGAAGAACACGATGGTTGGAATGCTCTGGAGTGCCTCAGAGGGAGATTGCTAGCAGAGAGACATGCTTCAAAGGTTGCCAAAGAACAAGCAGAATCATTGTGCAACAAG TTCAATGAGCTGGAAAAGAAGCTtaaagaagagataaaactaaGAGACAAAGCAGAAAGAAAGCTTAAGCTTTTAAAGAAGAAGCTTGAATGTTTCAATGTGTCTACCTCATCATGGCAAAAATGTCATTCGGGTGAGAAATGTGAACTCTTCTGCGGATCATCTTTATGTAGTGCAGTTTCGTTAGAAAATGGAGTTCGCAACCACAATGCTGCACAAGAACATGCAATCGTTCATACCCACAATAGTCCATTCACCCCCAAAGATGGTGATATTTCTCTGTTAGCTGATACTTCAAGTTGTATTTCAGACCTCGGTAACTTTCTCCCTCAAATACCAG GCTTTCACTTTCAAGCTCAAAATCATTGCGGAAAGGTTATAATTCTCAGGGTAGCAATGATTATTATGGCTCAAATCCAAACTCTGCTCAAGCTTCACCTGAAATTATTAGTCAGAATCCAAATCCTAGATTATAATAGCAGGTATTACATTAGAAAATGTGGAGACATTATATTAGATGAGGTAGTTTTTGTCCTTCAATTTAATCTGCTTGTGTTGACTAATTACCAATTTTCAACTTAA
- the LOC114177089 gene encoding probable protein phosphatase 2C 38: protein MVRFCWKPASVGDDGDVNGRVEGLLWYKDLGNHLYGEFSMAVIQANSSLEDRSQLESGPLTSDYLGPQGTFIGVYDGHGGSAASQFVTDNLFANVKSFAAEHQGISENVIRRAFSATEEGFLSVVKKQWLSKPQIASTGTCCLAGIICNGRLYVANAGDSRVVLGRVERATREITAIQLSAEHNVNIQMERDEVRTRHPYDPQIVVKKHNVWRVKGLIQVSRSIGDAYLKKQEFNREPLPNKFRLPEPFFKPILSYEPEISVHKLGPEDQFLIFASDGLWDQLSNQEVVNIVSNSPRNGIARRLVKAALREAARKREMRVSDLQKIEEGVRRHFHDDITVIVVYLNPKLVDNSSLLASPLSIRGGGSANF from the exons ATGGTTAGATTCTGCTGGAAGCCAGCTTCTGTGGGTGATGACGGAGATGTAAATGGGAGAGTTGAGGGACTCTTATGGTACAAGGATTTGGGGAACCATCTTTATGGTGAATTCTCCATGGCTGTGATTCAAGCTAATAGTTCATTGGAGGATCGTAGCCAACTTGAATCTGGACCCTTGACTTCTGACTATTTGGGTCCTCAAGGAACCTTTATTGGTGTATACGATGGCCATGGTGGTTCCGCAGCCTCACAGTTTGTCACTGACAATCTCTTCGCCAATGTCAAGA GTTTCGCAGCTGAACATCAAGGCATATCAGAGAATGTTATACGAAGGGCCTTTTCTGCAACAGAAGAGGGTTTTCTGTCTGTTGTGAAGAAACAGTGGCTGAGCAAGCCACAGATTGCATCTACCGGGACATGTTGTTTGGCAGGGATAATTTGCAATGGCAGGCTATATGTTGCAAATGCAGGAGACTCGAGGGTGGTGCTGGGGAGAGTAGAGAGAGCAACAAGGGAAATAACAGCGATTCAATTGTCTGCAGAGCACAACGTTAACATCCAAATGGAGAGAGATGAAGTTCGGACAAGGCACCCTTATGATCCACAAATCGTGGTTAAGAAACACAATGTTTGGCGTGTGAAAGGCCTCATACAG GTTTCAAGATCCATAGGTGATGCATATCTGAAGAAACAAGAGTTTAACAGGGAGCCTCTGCCGAATAAGTTTAGACTACCCGAACCCTTCTTTAAGCCAATTCTTAGTTATGAACCAGAAATATCAGTGCATAAACTTGGCCCAGAAGATCAATTTCTCATCTTTGCTTCTGATGGTTTGTGGGATCAACTTAGCAACCAAGAAGTTGTGAATATAGTCAGCAATAGTCCACGCAAT GGTATTGCAAGGCGACTTGTGAAAGCTGCACTTCGAGAAGCAGCAAGGAAGAGAGAAATGAGAGTGTCAGATCTGCAAAAGATAGAAGAAGGAGTGAGGAGACACTTCCACGATGATATTACAGTTATTGTTGTATATCTAAATCCCAAACTCGTAGATAATAGTTCTCTATTGGCTTCTCCTCTTTCGATCAGAGGAGGTGGCTCAGCCAATTTTTAG